One stretch of Gouania willdenowi chromosome 16, fGouWil2.1, whole genome shotgun sequence DNA includes these proteins:
- the zdhhc18a gene encoding palmitoyltransferase ZDHHC18a isoform X2, with protein MKNCEYQQIDPRTLSVSPQSAQSLGEAKRQRPRRKWEVFPGKNRFYCDGRIILARQNGVLPLTLGLIVVTCGLFFAFDSLLRTSFTDPGILPRATTEEAADVERQIDTSGSSTYRPPPRTKEILINQQVVKLKYCFTCKMFRPPRTSHCSMCDNCVERFDHHCPWVGNCVGKRNYRFFYIFIISLSFLTSFIFGCVITHLTLRSQTGKSIIQTIQESPASVVELVICFFSIWSILGLSGFHTYLVASNLTTNEDIKGSWSSKRGAEESGNPYTYNSIITNCCATLCGPMPPSLIDRRGFVLSDEAVPVGSASRMELPPFAVKSDVNMCTPSTKDMLERMVHTSDLHCLCPPGTPKTTPLVLEVPTSAATPTEPPNSTSCSGQHSIKPAADSCALFGLGTNERDSLHSINPAFRLASPSPSLSHFALNLSDSPDLGFVPLH; from the exons ATGAAGAACTGTGAGTACCAGCAGATAGACCCCAGGACGCTGTCGGTGTCCCCGCAGTCTGCGCAGAGCCTCGGGGAGGCGAAGAGACAGCGTCCCCGGAGGAAGTGGGAAGTGTTCCCGGGAAAGAACCGCTTCTACTGCGATGGACGGATCATCTTAGCCAGACAGAATGGCGTCCTGCCTCTCACCCTGGGCCTTATTGTTGTCACATGTGGCCTTTTCTTTGCATTTGA CTCTTTGCTGAGGACCAGCTTCACAGACCCAGGCATTTTACCCAGAGCCACCACAGAAGAAGCTGCAGATGTAGAGAGGCAGATAG ATACCTCAGGATCTTCCACGTATCGCCCCCCTCCACGGACGAAGGAGATCCTCATTAATCAGCAGGTGGTGAAGCTCAAATATTGCTTCACTTGTAAAATGTTCCGCCCTCCTCGAACCTCACACTGCAGCATGTGTGACAACTGTGTAG AGCGATTTGATCACCACTGTCCATGGGTAGGAAACTGTGTTGGAAAGCGCAATTACCGCTTTTTCtacatcttcatcatctcctTGTCTTTTCTGACATCCTTTATATTTGGATGTGTCATCACACACTTGACTCTAC GTTCTCAGACAGGAAAAAGCATCATTCAAACCATTCAGGAGAGCCCTGCCAG TGTAGTGGAACTGGTGATCTGTTTTTTCTCCATCTGGTCCATTCTGGGCCTCTCAGGCTTCCATACCTATTTGGTGGCATCCAACCTCACCACAAATGAAGAC ATAAAGGGTTCCTGGTCAAGTAAAAGGGGAGCAGAGGAGTCCGGGAACCCATACACATACAACAGCATTATAACCAACTGTTGTGCAACATTATGTGGCCCCATGCCTCCAAG TTTGATCGATCGTAGAGGGTTTGTTCTGTCCGATGAAGCGGTTCCTGTCGGTTCAGCCTCACGTATGGAGCTTCCTCCTTTTGCAGTCAAGAGCGACGTAAACATG TGCACGCCCAGCACAAAGGACATGTTAGAAAGGATGGTGCACACCTCTGACCTCCATTGCCTGTGCCCTCCTGGGACCCCTAAAACCACCCCTTTGGTCCTGGAAGTTCCTACATCAGCAGCAACGCCCACAGAGCCTCCAAACTCTACGTCCTGCTCAGGTCAGCACAGCATAAAACCTGCTGCTGATTCCTGTGCCCTGTTTGGCTTAGGAACCAATGAGAGGGACTCGTTGCATTCCATAAATCCAGCTTTCCGTCTGGCTTCTCCCTCACCATCTCTGAGCCACTTTGCGTTGAATTTGAGTGATTCTCCAGACCTTGGCTTTGTCCCGCTGCACTGA
- the zdhhc18a gene encoding palmitoyltransferase ZDHHC18a isoform X1, whose product MKNCEYQQIDPRTLSVSPQSAQSLGEAKRQRPRRKWEVFPGKNRFYCDGRIILARQNGVLPLTLGLIVVTCGLFFAFDCPFLVEHLTVFIPVIGGVLFVFVLSSLLRTSFTDPGILPRATTEEAADVERQIDTSGSSTYRPPPRTKEILINQQVVKLKYCFTCKMFRPPRTSHCSMCDNCVERFDHHCPWVGNCVGKRNYRFFYIFIISLSFLTSFIFGCVITHLTLRSQTGKSIIQTIQESPASVVELVICFFSIWSILGLSGFHTYLVASNLTTNEDIKGSWSSKRGAEESGNPYTYNSIITNCCATLCGPMPPSLIDRRGFVLSDEAVPVGSASRMELPPFAVKSDVNMCTPSTKDMLERMVHTSDLHCLCPPGTPKTTPLVLEVPTSAATPTEPPNSTSCSGQHSIKPAADSCALFGLGTNERDSLHSINPAFRLASPSPSLSHFALNLSDSPDLGFVPLH is encoded by the exons ATGAAGAACTGTGAGTACCAGCAGATAGACCCCAGGACGCTGTCGGTGTCCCCGCAGTCTGCGCAGAGCCTCGGGGAGGCGAAGAGACAGCGTCCCCGGAGGAAGTGGGAAGTGTTCCCGGGAAAGAACCGCTTCTACTGCGATGGACGGATCATCTTAGCCAGACAGAATGGCGTCCTGCCTCTCACCCTGGGCCTTATTGTTGTCACATGTGGCCTTTTCTTTGCATTTGA TTGCCCTTTCCTGGTGGAGCACCTGACCGTGTTCATCCCTGTAATCGGCGGCgtgctgtttgtgtttgtgctcaGCTCTTTGCTGAGGACCAGCTTCACAGACCCAGGCATTTTACCCAGAGCCACCACAGAAGAAGCTGCAGATGTAGAGAGGCAGATAG ATACCTCAGGATCTTCCACGTATCGCCCCCCTCCACGGACGAAGGAGATCCTCATTAATCAGCAGGTGGTGAAGCTCAAATATTGCTTCACTTGTAAAATGTTCCGCCCTCCTCGAACCTCACACTGCAGCATGTGTGACAACTGTGTAG AGCGATTTGATCACCACTGTCCATGGGTAGGAAACTGTGTTGGAAAGCGCAATTACCGCTTTTTCtacatcttcatcatctcctTGTCTTTTCTGACATCCTTTATATTTGGATGTGTCATCACACACTTGACTCTAC GTTCTCAGACAGGAAAAAGCATCATTCAAACCATTCAGGAGAGCCCTGCCAG TGTAGTGGAACTGGTGATCTGTTTTTTCTCCATCTGGTCCATTCTGGGCCTCTCAGGCTTCCATACCTATTTGGTGGCATCCAACCTCACCACAAATGAAGAC ATAAAGGGTTCCTGGTCAAGTAAAAGGGGAGCAGAGGAGTCCGGGAACCCATACACATACAACAGCATTATAACCAACTGTTGTGCAACATTATGTGGCCCCATGCCTCCAAG TTTGATCGATCGTAGAGGGTTTGTTCTGTCCGATGAAGCGGTTCCTGTCGGTTCAGCCTCACGTATGGAGCTTCCTCCTTTTGCAGTCAAGAGCGACGTAAACATG TGCACGCCCAGCACAAAGGACATGTTAGAAAGGATGGTGCACACCTCTGACCTCCATTGCCTGTGCCCTCCTGGGACCCCTAAAACCACCCCTTTGGTCCTGGAAGTTCCTACATCAGCAGCAACGCCCACAGAGCCTCCAAACTCTACGTCCTGCTCAGGTCAGCACAGCATAAAACCTGCTGCTGATTCCTGTGCCCTGTTTGGCTTAGGAACCAATGAGAGGGACTCGTTGCATTCCATAAATCCAGCTTTCCGTCTGGCTTCTCCCTCACCATCTCTGAGCCACTTTGCGTTGAATTTGAGTGATTCTCCAGACCTTGGCTTTGTCCCGCTGCACTGA
- the zdhhc18a gene encoding palmitoyltransferase ZDHHC18a isoform X4: MKNCEYQQIDPRTLSVSPQSAQSLGEAKRQRPRRKWEVFPGKNRFYCDGRIILARQNGVLPLTLGLIVVTCGLFFAFDCPFLVEHLTVFIPVIGGVLFVFVLSSLLRTSFTDPGILPRATTEEAADVERQIDTSGSSTYRPPPRTKEILINQQVVKLKYCFTCKMFRPPRTSHCSMCDNCVERFDHHCPWVGNCVGKRNYRFFYIFIISLSFLTSFIFGCVITHLTLRSQTGKSIIQTIQESPASVVELVICFFSIWSILGLSGFHTYLVASNLTTNEDIKGSWSSKRGAEESGNPYTYNSIITNCCATLCGPMPPSLIDRRGFVLSDEAVPVGSASRMELPPFAVKSDVNMEENCQDFSMSCTA, from the exons ATGAAGAACTGTGAGTACCAGCAGATAGACCCCAGGACGCTGTCGGTGTCCCCGCAGTCTGCGCAGAGCCTCGGGGAGGCGAAGAGACAGCGTCCCCGGAGGAAGTGGGAAGTGTTCCCGGGAAAGAACCGCTTCTACTGCGATGGACGGATCATCTTAGCCAGACAGAATGGCGTCCTGCCTCTCACCCTGGGCCTTATTGTTGTCACATGTGGCCTTTTCTTTGCATTTGA TTGCCCTTTCCTGGTGGAGCACCTGACCGTGTTCATCCCTGTAATCGGCGGCgtgctgtttgtgtttgtgctcaGCTCTTTGCTGAGGACCAGCTTCACAGACCCAGGCATTTTACCCAGAGCCACCACAGAAGAAGCTGCAGATGTAGAGAGGCAGATAG ATACCTCAGGATCTTCCACGTATCGCCCCCCTCCACGGACGAAGGAGATCCTCATTAATCAGCAGGTGGTGAAGCTCAAATATTGCTTCACTTGTAAAATGTTCCGCCCTCCTCGAACCTCACACTGCAGCATGTGTGACAACTGTGTAG AGCGATTTGATCACCACTGTCCATGGGTAGGAAACTGTGTTGGAAAGCGCAATTACCGCTTTTTCtacatcttcatcatctcctTGTCTTTTCTGACATCCTTTATATTTGGATGTGTCATCACACACTTGACTCTAC GTTCTCAGACAGGAAAAAGCATCATTCAAACCATTCAGGAGAGCCCTGCCAG TGTAGTGGAACTGGTGATCTGTTTTTTCTCCATCTGGTCCATTCTGGGCCTCTCAGGCTTCCATACCTATTTGGTGGCATCCAACCTCACCACAAATGAAGAC ATAAAGGGTTCCTGGTCAAGTAAAAGGGGAGCAGAGGAGTCCGGGAACCCATACACATACAACAGCATTATAACCAACTGTTGTGCAACATTATGTGGCCCCATGCCTCCAAG TTTGATCGATCGTAGAGGGTTTGTTCTGTCCGATGAAGCGGTTCCTGTCGGTTCAGCCTCACGTATGGAGCTTCCTCCTTTTGCAGTCAAGAGCGACGTAAACATG GAGGAGAACTGTCAGGATTTCTCTATGTCCTGCACAGCCTGA
- the zdhhc18a gene encoding palmitoyltransferase ZDHHC18a isoform X3, producing MKNCEYQQIDPRTLSVSPQSAQSLGEAKRQRPRRKWEVFPGKNRFYCDGRIILARQNGVLPLTLGLIVVTCGLFFAFDCPFLVEHLTVFIPVIGGVLFVFVLSSLLRTSFTDPGILPRATTEEAADVERQIDTSGSSTYRPPPRTKEILINQQVVKLKYCFTCKMFRPPRTSHCSMCDNCVERFDHHCPWVGNCVGKRNYRFFYIFIISLSFLTSFIFGCVITHLTLRSQTGKSIIQTIQESPASVVELVICFFSIWSILGLSGFHTYLVASNLTTNEDIKGSWSSKRGAEESGNPYTYNSIITNCCATLCGPMPPSLIDRRGFVLSDEAVPVGSASRMELPPFAVKSDVNMFFCTCIFFVSIYQDIFLGRW from the exons ATGAAGAACTGTGAGTACCAGCAGATAGACCCCAGGACGCTGTCGGTGTCCCCGCAGTCTGCGCAGAGCCTCGGGGAGGCGAAGAGACAGCGTCCCCGGAGGAAGTGGGAAGTGTTCCCGGGAAAGAACCGCTTCTACTGCGATGGACGGATCATCTTAGCCAGACAGAATGGCGTCCTGCCTCTCACCCTGGGCCTTATTGTTGTCACATGTGGCCTTTTCTTTGCATTTGA TTGCCCTTTCCTGGTGGAGCACCTGACCGTGTTCATCCCTGTAATCGGCGGCgtgctgtttgtgtttgtgctcaGCTCTTTGCTGAGGACCAGCTTCACAGACCCAGGCATTTTACCCAGAGCCACCACAGAAGAAGCTGCAGATGTAGAGAGGCAGATAG ATACCTCAGGATCTTCCACGTATCGCCCCCCTCCACGGACGAAGGAGATCCTCATTAATCAGCAGGTGGTGAAGCTCAAATATTGCTTCACTTGTAAAATGTTCCGCCCTCCTCGAACCTCACACTGCAGCATGTGTGACAACTGTGTAG AGCGATTTGATCACCACTGTCCATGGGTAGGAAACTGTGTTGGAAAGCGCAATTACCGCTTTTTCtacatcttcatcatctcctTGTCTTTTCTGACATCCTTTATATTTGGATGTGTCATCACACACTTGACTCTAC GTTCTCAGACAGGAAAAAGCATCATTCAAACCATTCAGGAGAGCCCTGCCAG TGTAGTGGAACTGGTGATCTGTTTTTTCTCCATCTGGTCCATTCTGGGCCTCTCAGGCTTCCATACCTATTTGGTGGCATCCAACCTCACCACAAATGAAGAC ATAAAGGGTTCCTGGTCAAGTAAAAGGGGAGCAGAGGAGTCCGGGAACCCATACACATACAACAGCATTATAACCAACTGTTGTGCAACATTATGTGGCCCCATGCCTCCAAG TTTGATCGATCGTAGAGGGTTTGTTCTGTCCGATGAAGCGGTTCCTGTCGGTTCAGCCTCACGTATGGAGCTTCCTCCTTTTGCAGTCAAGAGCGACGTAAACATG tttttttgtacctgcattttttttgtaagtatttatcaagacatttttttgggGCGGTGGTAA
- the pigv gene encoding palmitoyltransferase ZDHHC18-A: MVRRVFLRSSGALVCPSRVPTSSSITSLIMDARAVLEFATVTRGIALVLQAVLNAVIPDHDADAFRPPRTEEPLYLDSVVEWLLGGLSRWDAEHYLFIAERGYLYEHNFAFFPLFPIVLRGLADVLLWPLSSWLSLRGRLLLAVALGNSALFLLSVVALYALSRTVLQDRRLALLSSLLYCITPANVFMTAGYSESLFAALTFGGLFLLEKGFTLRACLALSIATAARSNGLVNTGFLLYLPSLHAISHIRFYRSTTKGHSKVFHYIWAVASLLITSLLGTAIIALPFCAFQYYGYRTFCTPSTSLESIHPGLLLLAERKGYRVPDENGPPPLWCMRALPLLYSHIQDVYWDVGFLRYFELKQIPNFILALPMATLGIMAAYAYFQANSELCLRLGLWETPASKGLDKPIPGFFNPRVFVYIVHSAVLLVFGTLCMHVQVLTRFLASSSPVPFWISAHLLLLNEPLLHRRKTSNPNVQIQTHSRNGFKLAPHNPIVALLPHFKDCSPTTQSILGYFLSYWVLGLVLHCNFLPWT; the protein is encoded by the exons ATGGTGCGGCGGGTTTTTCTCCGCAGCAGCGGTGCTTTGGTCTGTCCTAGCCGGGTTCCTACGAGCTCCTCTATCACATCATTGATCATGGATGCCAGGGCAGTGCTGGAGTTTGCCACAGTCACCAGGGGCATCGCACTGGTCCTGCAG GCAGTCCTGAATGCTGTCATCCCTGATCATGATGCTGATGCGTTCAGGCCCCCTCGGACAGAGGAGCCTTTGTACTTGGATTCGGTGGTGGAGTGGTTGCTGGGAGGCCTTTCCCGCTGGGATGCTGAGCATTACCTCTTTATTGCAGAGAGAGGATACCTGTATGAGCACAATTTTgcctttttccccctcttcccCATTGTCCTCCGAGGACTGGCAGATGTTCTGCTTTGGCCCCTGAGCAGCTGGCTGAGCCTGCGGGGACGCCTTCTGCTAGCTGTGGCTTTGGGAAACAGCGCCCTCTTCCTGCTGAGTGTGGTGGCTCTGTACGCTCTCAGTAGAACAGTTCTGCAGGACAGACGCCTCGCTCTGCTATCCAGCCTGCTTTACTGCATCACACCTGCCAATGTTTTTATGACGGCTGGTTACTCTGAAAGTCTGTTTGCTGCGCTCACCTTTGGGGGACTGTTCCTGCTGGAGAAAGGATTCACCCTCCGAGCCTGCCTGGCTCTCAGCATAGCCACTGCAGCGCGATCTAATGGCCTGGTCAACACTGGCTTTCTTCTGTATCTTCCATCACTGCACGCCATATCCCACATCCGTTTCTATCGCTCAACGACAAAAGGTCACAGCAAAGTCTTCCACTACATCTGGGCCGTCGCTAGCCTGTTGATCACATCTCTCttaggaactgccatcatcgcTCTGCCTTTCTGTGCTTTCCAATACTACGGCTATAGGACGTTTTGCACTCCGTCCACCTCCTTGGAGAGCATCCATCCTGGCCTTCTGCTGCTGGCTGAGCGTAAAGGCTATCGAGTTCCCGATGAAAACGGTCCACCACCACTTTGGTGTATGAGAGCCCTCCCTCTGCTTTATTCTCATATCCAAGATGTATATTGGGATGTGGGCTTCCTTCGTTATTTTGAGCTGAAGCAGATACCTAACTTTATTCTGGCATTGCCGATGGCCACTCTGGGCATAATGGCTGCCTATGCATATTTTCAAGCTAACTCAGAGCTGTGCCTGAGACTAGGACTTTGGGAGACACCTGCAAGCAAAGGACTTGACAAGCCCATACCAGGATTCTTTAATCCCAGAGTGTTTGTATACATTGTACACTCTGCAGTGCTCCTGGTGTTTGGAACACTGTGCATGCATGTgcag GTTCTCACCAGATTCTTGGCATCCTCATCTCCCGTGCCCTTCTGGATCAGTGCTCACCTGCTGCTCCTCAACGAGCCACTCCTTCATCGACGGAAAACATCCAACCCCAACGTGCAGATCCAAACACACTCCAGAAATGGTTTCAAACTCGCACCTCACAACCCCATAGTAGCACTGCTGCCACACTTCAAAGATTGTTCTCCCACCACTCAAAGCATCTTGGGTTATTTTCTGTCATACTGGGTTCTGGGCCTTGTTTTGCATTGTAATTTCTTGCCTTGGACCTAA